The Scleropages formosus chromosome 9, fSclFor1.1, whole genome shotgun sequence DNA segment GTTCTTGATATTTTTGCCTCCAAGCAATAAATGACAAGTTAGGTCAGTGATAACTGTTGATCAAATTTTGCCAAGAAtctgtaaaaaagtaaatagaTTAGTagcaatattacacacacattgtctgaaccaggGTCGCAGGGtgccagagcctcacccagcaacacagggcataaggctggagggggaggggacacacccaggatgggatgccagcccatcacaagacaccccaaatgggacttgaaccccaaacccacaggagagcaggacctggtccaatccactgcaccccccaacaACCTTACACTAGAACAAAAATAACTGCAGACTAACCATTCTTTCAACTGTTTTACAGTGCCAAAAGAAACCCCTGGACACACAGCAACGCTTATGGCCAGAGCAAACTTTCTAAAGTGTGAGTGTGATgttagtgtttttgtttgtcatcACAAAATGCTACtgtgacagaggaggcaggAAATGCTGAGGTGCTCGCCTCTCGCCGACTTTATTTAGGGTCGTGCAGCGGAAGATAACAGCGGGGCAAAGGGGTGAATTGGGAACGGGTAGAGCGGGATGGTGCTTCGGGTTTGTGGTCGGGATTGGGGTCGTGGCTGTCTCAGGTCGtggtctctctctttctctctctttctcctccgtctctctcgaTTTCCtactggcgggtctagggtggGAGAAATAGAGGTTGCaattagccccagctgcggCTGGCTTACCCCGGACTCCGCTCCCCTCCCTGCCCGCCTCGGCGTGTTATGCCTACTATTTACACATAGGAGGACTTGCATGCTAACATTcacaaaaaataactttttatgtAACTAACATTTGGGCATACCTATATAttttggtgttttcttttttttttatgcaagcACTTAACcccagagggggtgtggtggcacagcgggtttggctgggtcctgctttctggcaggcctggggttcaagtcccactttgggtgtcTTGTGATAGACAGGTGTCCTGGCcttggttgtgtcccctccctatccagccatatgccctgtgttgcagggttaggctctggtttgctgtgaccctgcttgggacaagcagtttcagacgatgtCTATCTGTCTGTGCTCTTAACCCCTGTGAAGGCTAATTTTCATTGAATTATCTCACAGTTACAATGATTACGAGAGGtcactgatattttttattctttaaaattcattaactGTGAGTGTTTGTAAACCATAAGCTGCATGCAAAAACCTCCCTGTTTTTGTATTAGGGTAATGTTTTTTCTGAATTAGTATTTTAATTAAGAATTTGGGACAGGATTGGAGATCAGAACCAGGGAACTCCCAGTTATAAAGTGTGAACCATAACTACTCTGCTACCTCTAACTTTCATGGCTTTTCATGCAATTAATGATTATGCAATGAAATCTGGTCATTGaaaaaattggtaaaaaaagataaattaatCTAAACCTAAAAATGTAGTAAATTCTTAAATTGTAAGAATATACATACGAgaagtgtgtgatttttttctttagaagtGTAGAtcaacattaaacatttaaagacAGCAATCAATATAAAAAACTATAAGAGATAATGTTAATAAGTACAATATGAGTAAACAATATGCTTTTCCAACAGATGCCTGTTATCTCACACTGGACACCAACACAGCAAATGAATACCTTTCTCTTTCTGTGGGAAAGAGGGAAATTGAGGTGAAATCAGAGTGGAAATCCCAGGTATACCTTGACCACCCAGAGAGATTTGACCACTGCCCACAAGTTCTGTGTAGACAGGGTCTGTCCGGGtgctgttactgggaggttaAATGGACTGGGAGTAATGGAGTTCACATAGCAGTGTCATATAAAGGAACTAGTAGGAAAGGAAACAGGTATGACTCTCATCTTGGGTACAATGACAAGTCTTGGGCATTGCACTGCTCTCCTTACAATTTCTATTTtaggtataataataatgaaattccGGTTGAAGTACCTGTTCCCGGGCCCTCCACAATAGGAGTTTACCTGGATCACAGGGCAGGAACTCTGTCTTTCTACAGTGTCTCTAGGGACACAGtgaccctcctccacagagtccagaccacATTCACTGAACCCCTTTATCCTGGGTTTCATGTCTGTGCCTTAAGTTCTCTTAAACTCTGTTATCTTGGATAATTGAGAACTGCAGAGGAGTTTGTGGTTCAGAACTTCAAAATATTTCTTCTAAATCATAACTTCATTATTCAAGTAggtttttgactttttttttttttaaagaagtctataattatatttttttcagtgagtacatttaattttgcttgTCATTATTATTTGAAAGTAACAGTACTTTAACTTGAATGTTGTTTCAGTCTGTTCACTCAAGCCTGTGTCCACTGCTCACTGATTTCAGTTTcccagataattttttttttttttactcagttaGGATCCAGAAGATAAATTTTTCAGAAAGCTGACACAGAGGGTAATGTTggtgtctcagtgcctgggcaGTGTgaccaaacccacaacccaccTCCGTTCAGTGACCAGATTGACTACAGTGTATATGTGTACGTTTTGTTgctcttctgtataaatggttgaatCGTGATTGTATGGAGCTTTGATCATTCACtccatgttgctttggagaaaagtgtctgccaaataaataaatgtacacaacaAAGTTTCAAATTTCCATACAGtcattaaaggcagcagctgtattAATTTCAGGGTACTGGTCCACATAATGGTATATGACTGTGAAGATttgtagagaaaaaaattagaCTGAAATGGATCCAGGCTTTCTGAGAGCATGATActataaatgaaagcaaaagggCTGTGCATAGAGCTCCCGTCTCTGCTTGTACTGCTACTCATTCCAGGTTGGCCTCAGTCCAACACCATACCTTCTGTAAGAGATCCAGGAAATCCCTCCTACTGTGACGCATTATCAGTTTGGGAAAAACAAAGTCAAGCGCACTGTTTGTCTTAGCAATAAAATGACGCAGCCTGGGGATGTTTTGACAAGGTCCAGTTCAGCTGCCCAGTCTGTCCAGATCTACTGAAATAGCCACTGGGATCAGGAGGATCATGCTGGTGTTTACAGGTGTCCTCAGTGCAGACAGACCTTCATCCCAAGACCTGTTCTGGGTAGAAACACCATGTTGGCTCAAGTGGCGGAGAAACTGAAGATACCACTGTTATGCTGGACCTGGAGACgtggtgtgtgatgtgtgtactGGGACCAAGAAGAAAGCTGTCAAGTCCTGTCTGGTCTGTCTGACCTCTTATTGTGAAACTCTCCTCTGACCTCATTGTGACCCTCCAGATTTTGGAAAGCACAAGCTGCTTAATGCCGTGAATCAGTTACAGGAGGAAATCTGTTCCCATCATGACAAAGTGCTGGAGATCTACCCCTCTACTGATCAGCAGTGTATCTGTTATCAGCGTGTGATGGACGAACACAGAGGACATGGTACAGTCTCAGCTGCTGAAGAAATTTATGGTGGTGACTGTCATTGACGAAATATATTGCTCTCTTTTTCTGACAGCCATGTGTTGCTTACTTCTGAAAACCTGTTTGATACTAtgtatttccaaaataaaactgcacGTGTACAGAGCACCTGTACTGGTCCCGCTGAAGGTCTTCAACTAACGTCCCCTTTGTGTAGCTGAATGGAAACCACCATGTTTGGAACAAGTTTCTGAAAATTCACAGTGACACCCTACCTGTGGTCAAAAGAAACACACTGTGtcaatattaaatattctgAACACGTGCTAAACACACTTACCACCACCCAGCACTGCATATTAGCCCAGACCAAGTCAATATAATACCTTCTTAGTACACAAATGTGAAGTTTGCTCATCTACCTTTAATATCAGCTGGACAAAGACATATTTTGGTTTCTTGCCTGAGTTGAGCTTCTTGTTTCTTATTAGGGGACTGTCACTAGTGTAATGCTTTGAGAGAAGAGCCTGTAATACAGATCTTCTCACTACTCTattgcctttgagaaaagcattcaTCCTAAACTTCTCAAGtgtaaataccctgctgtttaaaatagtaaaaacttgcaaatcactttgggtgaagacatcagttaaataaaggatGAGTGATATACTGTAACACCCCTGGGGAAGCAGGTGGTATAATGGTTAGAGATGTCAGCTCACACTCAAAAGATACCAGCTTGAATCTCTTCTCCTTTTCTAATActcttgataaaggtacttacactgaactacTCCAttaaagttaccctgctgtatacgtGGGTAAATCTGTGCAAGtggtttagtgtacaaacaaaacattgcaAGCCATCTTAGATAACGAGGTTAGCTAAATAAtgtttaacaataaaataatagcaCACTGAAAGCGGTTTTTCACTGGTTGGAGCCCGTCTGTTCAGTGACGTACGAGTGGTTGGAGATAAGTGTGGGAAGTGTGCTGAGATACCCCTTGGCTTGTAGAAACTTTATCCCGCATGTCTCCTGTTGTCTTCTGCTCTGCAGCTTACAGGAGTGGTTGAGCTGTGATGACATTAAGTCCACCATGCATGAGCCTATGaattttaccattaaaaaaaattctttcatgCAGTTTTTTCGATAAAAAGTTGTGTTCTTATTGCATTGTACTACATTCTTACGGTATGCTACGTTTGTGTGGTTAAGGTTTTGCTCTATTGAAATGATACTATTATACTTATCACAGAGTTTGAGAAATTCACTTATGCTATGAATTTTATCACAAGGTCAGCAGTCAAATTTCCTATTACTATAGCATTATGTAATTCTACTTTTCTATTTTCATGAACTAGtgcaaggtcatggtggtctggagcctatcccagaagcacaaggcacaaggcagggtgcaccctggatgggaagaaagtgcatttcagtgcaatcacacacacacacatacacattatgAATGATTTTAGGGGCATCAGTTCACTGAAATGCATCTCTTccgactgcaggaggaaaccagagcacccagaggaaagccacataaacacaggcacacacacagactccaaAACAAGCTGAACCGGATTCAGTTTCACAGTCCGGGAGCCGTGAGGCTCAAGTGCTGCTCAATGCATTGCCTGCTAATTTTTACAcgtttttgtatttaaatcactccatttgtgcagctgctgAAATAGCACTTGAAAACTTTTGAAGCATTTCATACAAACATGTTCTGgttcttctctttgttttctccCCTGTCCAATGAGTGACACTGATTATATAGCAGAGAGCCAGGAAGTGAGTCTCAGACTCTGCATCTGtccctttcacacacacacacacacacacacacacacacacacacacacacacacacacacacacacacaaatggctCCTTTTCTCTTACTGCTCCTCTGTTTCCTCTCTAAGTTACCAGGTAAGACAAATCTATTGGAACAATAGAAACTTagatcaagttcaagttgtttttcttgtcatttCTCTGTATAGTTTCTATATAGTGGAACGAATTGttgtttctctggagaccatggtgcaactaCATGTAAAATGCATCATATTTGAGGATCTGAAGTGGCCGCTTCGTGCTGCCGCGCCGCCATCATCAACATGATTATACCTAATGATTGACAGATGATTTTAGAAGGTGAATATAGGGCAAATTTTAGAAttcaattttgaattaaaaaaagactttctattttttatgttttaaagtaGAAATGTTCCATAATTTTTATATACATCATGTGAATACTGttggtggacaaaataacagaaatactTAACAATATGTTAATATCAAGGAGCTAATAAGGAGTATggccaccctttgccttcagaagtAGAAGTCTGCGTGCAATGTGAACTGCGTGTAGTGGAAAATTGTGCCCATCTTGAAGAAGACAAGACTCCAGATTTTCTGAGGGATAAAAGAGGTCGAAATCTACTTTGCAAACGGCACTACGCATGTTCCCACCCCAAACAGTGGTGTTTAGATCTGGTCACTGGAGAGGCTATGAAAGGTGTTTCACTTCATCATGGTGTTCATGAAACCACTGCTGAATTTGTTTAGCAGTGTGTATAGATGCATTGCCATGCTGGAGCAGAGCTGCATTATGAGGAAACAGTGTatgaactgcaaaataaaattaaaaaaaaaaaaggctgtagaaatggataaacCACTGTTCATAGTTGAAGAAGcttcttcggagaaaagtgtcagctgaatcgatatataattaatgaaaagatAAACATGCATAGTttcttcttttgtgtgtgtgtgtgtttgtgtgtgtatgtgacataattaaaaaaaatggaaaggaaacaGAGGAACAGTGCAATACatgtggaaaaaagtgcagCAGATCAAAACCAATAGTGCAGCGAGTCATCAAGAGGGGAGGAAACTGAAAGTAACAGTGATGTGGATCTGCAGGGCAGACAGTGTAGAGTGCGAGTGTAACTGTCAGATATGCTCACTTTAAAAGCATGAAGTTATAAATGTATGTTATAAATGCATTACAATCAAATGTTTGGAAAGATGAAAATATGTGTTTTAGTTACATGTTCAAGATTATGCAAGAAATCCAAGAAGATGCAAGTAAAGGGTGGCTTAAAATTTTCtaccaacaaaaaaaagctgagaTGTCTAACCACAGATGGTGACAGAGGAAACGTTGCTTCTGAATATTCTTTAGACGTGAAATTTCTCAGTTTGAGTTTTGTCACACATGTATCTTACATTAaaactcatgtttttttttttttagttaccgTGTCACCTTAATCAgcatgaaattaatttgtttagaCTAATTTTTCTATTAACGTCCCTCCCACTGTGACACACGATAGagcataataaacatttaagaaTGAATATCTTGTGAACTATGGCAATGTTGTtgacattaaatattattatcCTGTTTGAACCATGACCGTACAGGATTGCACAATTTCAATAACAtgaagtgttttaattttttttcttaattgatAGCCCTCCCATGAAAAATATCCCTTAAAGGTTTGGTTGCTGTGAatgtattcatacatttatttacttatttatgtaaACCCTTTTACACATGTTGTTTTTCCAGGTAAAGACAGTGTGAAAACATTTGGATGGGTaactttgcagaaaacacagTCTGTCACCATCCCATGTTTCTACAGTGAGAAATATAAACATCATGTGAAATACTTGTGTAAAGGGTACATATGGTCAAGATGTCATACCATGGTACGTACTGACTCACCACAGAGGAAAGGTAAGGTGTCTATCACTGATAACCCCGACCAGCTGGTTTTCACTGTGACCATGAGGAAGCTACAGGAGACGGACTCTGACTGGTACTGGTGTGGAGTGGAGTCTGACCCTGTGGACGACTGTACGCCTCTTTTCTTAGAAGTAAGGAAAGGTAGGATGACTGTTTAATTGAACCCTCATCTTCTGAAGCCAAACacagtccaggcactgtgagacaccagcatatcctgctgtgccactgttctgcctgcttttctttttcagtcattttaaatcatttttcatttaaatgtaatgcaattttaaaatattcaaatgaaaagtctttgaaagcattttatttatcagagctttatatatatatgtaacttGTGAATAAAGTGAGGGAAGTCTGTATTATTGTGATTTAGTTAATTTATGGCTGTATGATTAATCTTTAGTTGATTAACATATTTGAATTTGATATTCATTGATAGgtatatttttcatgttgtaCTGATGCAATGCATTGCATTTTAGTAGCTcataatttattgtttattgttcaGGCATTCAAAGTGTGAGAACTAGAAGCTGGATATCAGCAGAGAGTGGAATGTCTGTCACCATCCGATGTCACTATGATCAGAAATATAAACACCATGTGAAATACTGGTGTAAAGGGTACACATGGTTACACTGTACTACCATAGTACGCACTGACTCACCACAGAGTAAAGGTGAGGTGTCCATCCATGATGACCCAAACCAGCTGGTCTTTAATGTGACCATGAGGAACCTACAGGAGAAGGACTCTGATTGGTACTGGTGTGTGGTGGAGATTGATTGGGGATCAGATGATGGTGTGTTCCTGCAACTCATGGTGAAGACCAGTAAGCTGCTATTTGAATGTTAAATTCTTTTGTAATGTCAAGTGTTTATTACACACTAACTGTCTGCTACTAGCACTGAGGATTTTGTTATAATGtcactttaattaaattattaaagataCCATGATTTAGTTAAGCAGGGGCgtgggggcgcagcgggttggaccaggtcctgctctcccatgggtctggggttcgagtcctgcttggggtgccttgcgatggactggcgtcccgtcctgggtgtgtcccctccccctccggccttacgccctgagttgctgggttaggctctgtgaccctgtatgggacaagcagttcagaaagtgtgtgtgtgtaatttagttATTCTATTACTCTAATCAACATGGTTTCAATCAATTTAAGATCcaaaattttaagttttttgtcACAAAATTCTTATAATTTCTGCAATTTCACAGGGGTTTCCAAAACcaatgctttatttaaaaaaccacAGCATGCGACATCTACTAAACATTCAGATATTTTGAGTTCCACTACAAGCCACCCAACAGGATGGGAAAGTGCCACATTTATCTATACTTCCTTGAGCCCCACCGTAACTGTGGAGGAATTTAACTCTACAAATCCAGCAAAGtaagaaaacactttttttttgtacagtagcATATAAGTGCAATATGTGATGTTGGATTATTTTTGAACAACGTTACATGTTCATATTGAGCAACCCATTTTCTAATTGTTGTCTGACCCTAGATATGCTCCTTGACCTAATGTACTTAATTTTCTTGTGTACTGTGTTTTCTAGACTTTTTGTACCATTCGTTCTGGTGGCGACAGTGGCACTCCTTCTGGTTTTAGCCATTCTCATGGTCACCTGTATTCTGTGGAAAACTCCCAGTAAGAAAatcagtatttaaaataattaaagatgctattcttcttcttcttcttcttcttcttattattattattattattattattattattattattattatcattattgctattgctgttgttgGATGTTACTTTGAATCCAATTTTCAGCTGTAGTCCCCCTAATAaaagtacttattctaaattgctccagtaaaattacccagcttataaaggggtaaatcattgtagacaccttaaaattttaagttttttagagaaaagcagaagaaatgtaACAGAGCCTTTTTCATGAACAGTACAGATGAATATGAAGTCTCTCATCGCTGTGTTGCTGCTCAGTGCTCTGGCGTAGGTGTGAACAAGGTGAGTCGGTAGCAGAAACCACAGGTCTGAACGCTACCATTGCTTTTCTCTCAGAGGAAATACAGGACAGGAACCGAGAGACACACAGCAGCCCCACGATTGCTGTAAGTGTCCATTGTGTTCTATCATTTGCAAGTGTTTTTATCAGTTCTCCGTCTTCAGACAAGACATTCAAGGTACAACTGACATCCTGTTCAGTGTCAGGTCATAATTCATCAGAAATGCATaaccagggcagctggtagtgtactggttagagctgctccctttagacccaaaggtcacaggttcaaatccccccttcAGGAGtagtagtactcttgagtaagatGCTTACTGTAGCACTTCATAGTACCATGCAGTATTTGACTCACTGAACAAGGTGTGTGATGCTCTTCCTACAGTCAACTACAGACCATGTAGAAGAAGTGATTTATGCCACTGTGGTTTGCAGGAAGCCAGCAGCAGAAAGAGTGGTAAACTTCCAGGTCTATTGGGAAGGTGCTCTTAACACTTTCAGATGTTTGCAACTGTTAGTCAGTGGTCTGTAGTAAGTAGATTTGACATTTGAAACATTGCAGTCCTTCTGTGCTTCCTTGACATAATTCATTAGTGAACtgataaggaaataaaaataattaacatagatatataaatatacctCAAGGGCAGAAGACTGAAGCATGTGGTGCTTCTCAACCAGCCAACCAGAGATTATGAAGATGAAGTGATTTATAGCTCCATGGTCTTCAAGaaaccagcagcacagagagacaTCAGCAAAGCGAAACAGAGTGATTTACCACTATCATTATACGGTAAAGTGTTGAAGCAGGAAAGCGCAATGACAGCATGTGTTTCTCCCCAGGACTTGGAGAACTCTAGGCATTAAGTGGTGCAGAGTTCAACAAAGCTCTCCAGGGCAGAGGGGTGTGGTAAATGATGCATTAAATGCATAATTGCATGACGatgcatttaatgcataaaacagggacagctggtagtgcagtggttacagatGTTGCCTTTttatccaaaggtcgcagggttGCTCCCcgcctttggctgtagtacccctaagcaaggcTCTTACCTtaaagttactccagtaaaaactgcccagctgtataaatgggtaaataactgtaagtacattaacattgtaaatcactttggagaaaagcatcagctaaatgaataaatgtaaatactgttcTCAATTTCTGTACTTAAGAATcttgtgtgtcagtgtctctttccactgatgtaatgaacatgtattttctatgaggtgtacgtcgctttggagaaaaagcatctgctaagtaaataaatgtaaacttgacTGACATGTCTGAACGTGCCTTGCATGTTTTCACTCGACGTGTTCCAACTCCACACCAATAAACCTTGACCCCTGTATTTAATGCAAAGGAGGAAATAACCTGCAACACATCAGCTCCAAGATACAGTACtatttcaatttaaatgtaagtcaTTTAAAAGTCGCTTAGAATTCATCTCAATATCTTTCACTCCCTATCGGTAACTGCTGGTCAGCGACAgtccagagcctttcctggaTGCACAGGGTGTGAGCCAGAGaacatggatgggatgccagtccattgcaggacaaacagacacacagtcacatacacattcacacactacacactATTTAGGGTCACCAATGTGAAACCTATTTTTGAGTTGTAAGGCACCAGTCCAAACTACTGTGCATTGCGCTGCACCTCTTCacagtatatattattttttattaaaataaattagtaaattacAGGctaaaatggaatgaaaaatcaaataaaatgacTATGATTGAGGACTACTTTTACTTCTATTTTCATTCAGAGATTGGGCTGAATAACTGAACAAAGTAGAAGTAACACACAAAATTCAGAAGTGAGTAACTCCACCTAAAACTGTGGAAATTCCACTCCTCAGTCCAGCACGACGCCTTTGATTTGCAGAAGCAAAAAGTCCCACCCACTATTACACAACCAGTCTAAAAGAAATGAAACTACATGCAGTGTCTGTTATTCTATCTTGAAAAATGGAGCAAGTTGGAGACTCTTTTAATAAAGACCAATTTATTTGTCCAGTCTGTCTGGATCTACTGAAGGATCCCGTCACTATTCCCtgtggacacagttactgtacGGACTGTATTGAGGACTGCTGGGATCAGGAGGATCATGTTGGTGTCTACAGCTGTCCTCAGTGCAGGCAGACCTTCACGTCAAGACCTGTTCTGGGCAGAAACACCATCTTGGCTGAAGTGctggagaaactgaagaagaCAGAACTCCAGGCTGCTCCTCCTGAACACTGTTACGCTGGACATGGAGATGTGGCGTGTGATGTCTGTCCTGGAAGAAAGAACAAAGCTGTCAAGTCCTGTCTGGTGTGTCTGGTCTCTTACTGTGAACCACATCTCCAGCCTCACTATTATTCTCCTGCTTTCAAAAAGCACAAACTGATTGACAGCACCGAACAACTCCAGGACAGAATGTGTTCCCTACATGACAAGCTGCTGGAGTTCTACTGCAGTACTGACCATCAGTGTGTCTGTTATCAGTGTGTGATGGATGAACACAAAAAGCATGATACAGGTTCTGCTGCAGCAGTACGGATGGAGAATCAGGTAAGGACTGAAATATCCACCTGTCAACTGGAAGACAAAGTCAATATTGAAAAAGGAATGACATGGCACAGAACCACATGTGTTTAAATCTTACCATAAATGGTTGTCATATCATTCACTTTTTAGGtaatacttttctttaaaataatttcaaaagatTTAGCCACGACACTGTTCAGTCAATCTAGATTTTGCTCATGCTCTAGTTCTTTAAAATGGTTATGTCcagtgaaataaaactgaagtgaAAATGATAGTTGGActtcgggaggaaaccagagcacccggagcaaacgcacgcagacacagggagaacaagaaaactacacacagactggtCCACTTGCACCATCCATGGGCTGGTGacttgttgtgccaccgtgccatcccACCCAATTTGATCGAGTTAAAATGAGTTTCATTTATGGTAAAATAATGAACAAGAGTAAACAGAAAGACTAACATGTGGCCTGCTGAAGAACTAATGGGACACAGGATTTGTAAAACTAATACACACGAACTTGGGAACATTAGCAAAGCATACAGGTGGTACAAAAGTGCAACCGGAGACAACTggtagtgtcgtggttagagttgctgccatttaatccaaaggttgctggtttcaaTCTCACTaactgctataatacccttgagcaaggtacttactctaaattattccagtaaaatcgctcagctgtataaatgggtaaataatggtaagttgctttggaggactatgggggtgcggtggtgcagtgggttggaccgggttctgctctctggtgggtctggggtttgagtcccgcttggggtgctttgcgacggactggtgttctgtcctgggtgtgtcccctatgccctgagttgctgggtaggctctggttcccc contains these protein-coding regions:
- the LOC108927472 gene encoding stonustoxin subunit alpha-like, translated to MSKQYAFPTDACYLTLDTNTANEYLSLSVGKREIEVKSEWKSQVYLDHPERFDHCPQVLCRQGLSGCCYWEVKWTGSNGVHIAVSYKGTSRKGNRYDSHLGYNDKSWALHCSPYNFYFRYNNNEIPVEVPVPGPSTIGVYLDHRAGTLSFYSVSRDTVTLLHRVQTTFTEPLYPGFHVCALSSLKLYFGKHKLLNAVNQLQEEICSHHDKVLEIYPSTDQQCICYQRVMDEHRGHAYRSG
- the LOC114911228 gene encoding CMRF35-like molecule 7, encoding MVRTDSPQRKGKVSITDNPDQLVFTVTMRKLQETDSDWYWCGVESDPVDDCTPLFLEVRKGIQSVRTRSWISAESGMSVTIRCHYDQKYKHHVKYWCKGYTWLHCTTIVRTDSPQSKGEVSIHDDPNQLVFNVTMRNLQEKDSDWYWCVVEIDWGSDDGVFLQLMVKTRVSKTNALFKKPQHATSTKHSDILSSTTSHPTGWESATFIYTSLSPTVTVEEFNSTNPAK